From one Lolium rigidum isolate FL_2022 chromosome 4, APGP_CSIRO_Lrig_0.1, whole genome shotgun sequence genomic stretch:
- the LOC124706788 gene encoding uncharacterized protein LOC124706788, which produces MEATSSLTRSLSLAPRPRRPRAAKSPCMPTLSPAPRVLPLRRARSDADLLLGPITAAAAASSATVLLRSPSSLALEERDDTPMEGCFDGAGGKGNNNNSSGRGGSGGGGGGSGSQSAGMGEHYRRVLRLEPDNPLLLRNYGNYLHEVERDLPGAEEYYGRALLACPGDADLLSLYGRVLWEADQDKDRADGYFQRAVQAAPDDCYVLGSYASFLWDADEDDEEASTAVACGSPALVPAC; this is translated from the exons ATGGAAGCCACCTCCTCCCTCACGCGCTCCCTCTCCCTCgcgccccgcccccgccgcccaCGCGCCGCGAAATCCCCTTGCATGCCCACCCTCTCCCCGGCGCCCCGGGTCCTCCCGCTCCGTCGCGCCAGATCCGACGCCGACCTTCTTCTCGGAcccatcaccgccgccgccgcggcatcCTCCGCGACCGTCCTCCTCCGCTCGCCCAGCTCACTGGCTCTCGAGGAGAGGGACGACACGCCGATGGAGGGCTGCTTCGACGGCGCCGGCGGCaagggcaacaacaacaacagctccGGCCGCGGCGGGAGCGGGGGCGGTGGCGGAGGCAGCGGGAGCCAGAGCGCCGGTATGGGCGAGCACTACCGGAGGGTGCTGCGTCTGGAGCCGGACAACCCGCTGCTGCTGCGCAACTACGGCAACTACCTCCACGAGGTGGAGCGCGACCTGCCGGGCGCCGAGGAGTACTACGGCCGCGCCCTGCTCGCCTGCCCCGGCGACGCCGACCTGCTCAGCCTCTACGGCCGCGTCCTCTGGGAGGCCGACCAGGACAAGGACCGCGCCGACGGATACTTCCAGCGCGCCGTCCAGGCCGCGCCCGACGACTG CTATGTGCTGGGATCGTACGCGAGCTTCCTGTGGgacgccgacgaggacgacgaggaagccagCACGGCGGTGGCCTGTGGCTCTCCGGCGTTGGTGCCGGCGTGCTGA